A single Diachasmimorpha longicaudata isolate KC_UGA_2023 chromosome 10, iyDiaLong2, whole genome shotgun sequence DNA region contains:
- the LOC135166719 gene encoding TD and POZ domain-containing protein 4-like: MQDAVRGYSLSTEKYSSIPPDPIQYYQQHFKFRWSLFCFSEVIAQRREFTSSIVQTPTCKLRWQLIYDHDSNLNSNDSVTLFLTVVSLTSISNMTLRAQLCIPDCPETYFTTCTYSSNSPNAEFKNVSRSAVLSVSDDKPVDIFIQIDIPGDIDWYPLERDSPHEESSGRLTQHFYQLFKESKLSDVSVIAGVKIFRAHKIVLAARSSVFSAMFEDEETEEDMENEVIIKNMEPEVVQAMLEFFYSDKVENLKVELAYELLEAANKYDVEDLANVCVKFLDENINTENAAKIFFYGDLYHSEKLKQRAFDFIAKHLSEVVESQGYKEMEEEDPRLAVKLLRTIVVLLKSK; this comes from the coding sequence ATGCAGGACGCAGTCCGCGGTTATTCGTTATCCACTGAAAAGTACTCATCAATACCACCAGATCCGATTCAATATTACCAGCAGCACTTTAAGTTTCGATGGAGTCTATTTTGCTTTTCTGAAGTGATAGCCCAACGACGTGAATTCACATCGTCAATAGTCCAAACACCTACATGTAAGCTACGGTGGCAACTGATATACGATCATGACTCAAATTTGAATTCCAATGATTCCGTGACACTTTTTCTCACTGTTGTGAGCTTAACCTCCATCAGTAACATGACACTACGTGCTCAACTGTGTATTCCTGATTGTCCTGAGACGTATTTTACCACATGCACATATTCAAGTAACTCGCCCAATGCAGAGTTCAAGAATGTTTCACGATCAGCTGTGCTGTCGGTATCTGACGATAAACCGGTTGATATCTTTATACAAATTGATATACCGGGAGACATAGACTGGTATCCCCTTGAAAGAGACTCTCCGCATGAAGAATCGAGCGGTCGATTGACTCAACATTTCTATCAGCTTTTCAAAGAATCAAAGCTTAGTGATGTTTCTGTCATTGCTGGggtcaaaatatttcgagcacACAAGATCGTCCTGGCGGCTCGTAGTTCAGTTTTCTCCGCCATGTTCGAGGATGAAGAGACAGAAGAAGATATGGAAAATGAAGTGATCATTAAGAACATGGAACCAGAAGTTGTGCAGGCcatgttggaatttttttatagtgaCAAGGTGGAGAATTTGAAGGTAGAACTGGCTTATGAATTACTGGAGGCAGCCAACAAATACGATGTTGAAGACCTGGCGAATGTGTGCGTAAAATTTCTCGACGAAAATATTAATACGGAAAATGCTGCTAAGATTTTCTTTTATGGTGATCTTTATCATTCGGAAAAACTGAAACAACGAGCTTTCGATTTCATAGCCAAGCATCTGTCTGAGGTAGTTGAGTCTCAGGGCTATAAGGAAATGGAGGAAGAGGATCCTCGATTGGCGGTGAAATTGCTACGTACAATAGTTGTTCTGTTGAAGTCAAAATAA
- the LOC135166718 gene encoding putative gustatory receptor 28a isoform X2, with product MYSKKSLLIFKFTHMISFILGLAPYSVEILPRLSKKSGVSFRIIYSRLGCAYNILLALIFVGITVIVRPYLIDYQYPNDSVLTMIVATVTTLGNIFSIILIVYYTHYQQHSVDISKQLSKFDEIFTSEFGNTFDNEKTNRFTNIDTWLPIFLISFLWCGAITTSTYIQQSRTSIANIFSVLIMTSVVMQYGSVVDSLRRRLKNLNELLPSIFKCPISNIESVHLVRIAANNRLVNHNFTMFKKLRNKLYKISCLVADFYSFPTLLTVVHSFCASITTFYFFIISIVQEKGMTVNAFYLNVIFWFFLCIYPTIRLSRSVRIFNKELNNFAVEQIHKKVEFTACGFFSLDCTLLQSMFGAFVTYLLIILQFKPKDVMQN from the exons ATGTACTCGAAGAAAAGTCTCCTAATCTTCAAATTCACCCATATGATTTCCTTCATACTGGGCCTAGCCCCCTACAGCGTCGAGATTTTGCCTCGATTGTCAAAAAAGTCGGGAGTCAGCTTCAGAATCATATACTCCAGACTGGGATGTGCATACAATATTTTATTGGCCCTCATATTTGTCGGAATAACTGTCATTGTCAGACCATATTTGATCGATTATCAATATCCTAATGACTCAGTTCTCACGATGATTGTAGCCACAGTGACAACActtggaaatatattttcaataattttgattgtttATTACACTCACTATCAACAACACAGTGTTGATATCTCAAAACAGCTCAGcaaatttgatgaaatatttACGAGTGAATTTGGCAATACATTTGACAAtgagaagacaaatcgatttaCAAACATCGACACTTGGTTaccaattttcttaatttcatTCTTGTGGTGTGGAGCTATCACTACCTCAACGTACATTCAACAATCACGAACGAGTATTGCAAATATATTTTCTGTTCTAATTATGACATCAGTTGTTATGCAATATGGCTCCGTTGTCGACAGTTTAAGACGAAGATTAAAGAATCTGAATGAACTTCTTCCATCGATTTTTAAATGTCCAATTTCAAATATCGAGAGTGTTCATCTTGTCAGGATTGCGGCAAACAATCGTTTGGTTAATCATAATTTtacaatgtttaaaaaattgcggaaTAAACTGTACAAAATTTCTTGTCTCGTCGccgatttttattcatttccaaCTTTATTGACAGTGGTGCATAGTTTTTGTGCGAGCATTACTactttttacttttttattaTCAGCATTGTACAAGAAAAGGGAATGACGGTGAATGCTTTTTATCTTAATGTTATATTCTGGTTTTTCCTGTGCATTTATCCTACTATCAGATTAAGTAGGAGTGTGAGGATATTTAATAAAGAG TTGAACAATTTCGCGGTCGAACAAATACACAAGAAAGTTGAATTCACAGCGTGCGGATTCTTCTCCTTGGATTGTACACTTCTGCAATca ATGTTTGGGGCCTTTGTGACATATTTACTGATTATATTGCAGTTCAAGCCAAAGGACGTTATGCAAAATTAG
- the LOC135166718 gene encoding putative gustatory receptor 28a isoform X1 → MYSKKSLLIFKFTHMISFILGLAPYSVEILPRLSKKSGVSFRIIYSRLGCAYNILLALIFVGITVIVRPYLIDYQYPNDSVLTMIVATVTTLGNIFSIILIVYYTHYQQHSVDISKQLSKFDEIFTSEFGNTFDNEKTNRFTNIDTWLPIFLISFLWCGAITTSTYIQQSRTSIANIFSVLIMTSVVMQYGSVVDSLRRRLKNLNELLPSIFKCPISNIESVHLVRIAANNRLVNHNFTMFKKLRNKLYKISCLVADFYSFPTLLTVVHSFCASITTFYFFIISIVQEKGMTVNAFYLNVIFWFFLCIYPTIRLSRSVRIFNKEMHKTADIIYDVMEMYAPNGEIEYQLNNFAVEQIHKKVEFTACGFFSLDCTLLQSMFGAFVTYLLIILQFKPKDVMQN, encoded by the exons ATGTACTCGAAGAAAAGTCTCCTAATCTTCAAATTCACCCATATGATTTCCTTCATACTGGGCCTAGCCCCCTACAGCGTCGAGATTTTGCCTCGATTGTCAAAAAAGTCGGGAGTCAGCTTCAGAATCATATACTCCAGACTGGGATGTGCATACAATATTTTATTGGCCCTCATATTTGTCGGAATAACTGTCATTGTCAGACCATATTTGATCGATTATCAATATCCTAATGACTCAGTTCTCACGATGATTGTAGCCACAGTGACAACActtggaaatatattttcaataattttgattgtttATTACACTCACTATCAACAACACAGTGTTGATATCTCAAAACAGCTCAGcaaatttgatgaaatatttACGAGTGAATTTGGCAATACATTTGACAAtgagaagacaaatcgatttaCAAACATCGACACTTGGTTaccaattttcttaatttcatTCTTGTGGTGTGGAGCTATCACTACCTCAACGTACATTCAACAATCACGAACGAGTATTGCAAATATATTTTCTGTTCTAATTATGACATCAGTTGTTATGCAATATGGCTCCGTTGTCGACAGTTTAAGACGAAGATTAAAGAATCTGAATGAACTTCTTCCATCGATTTTTAAATGTCCAATTTCAAATATCGAGAGTGTTCATCTTGTCAGGATTGCGGCAAACAATCGTTTGGTTAATCATAATTTtacaatgtttaaaaaattgcggaaTAAACTGTACAAAATTTCTTGTCTCGTCGccgatttttattcatttccaaCTTTATTGACAGTGGTGCATAGTTTTTGTGCGAGCATTACTactttttacttttttattaTCAGCATTGTACAAGAAAAGGGAATGACGGTGAATGCTTTTTATCTTAATGTTATATTCTGGTTTTTCCTGTGCATTTATCCTACTATCAGATTAAGTAGGAGTGTGAGGATATTTAATAAAGAG ATGCACAAAACAGCTGATATTATTTACGATGTTATGGAAATGTATGCACCCAACGGGGAAATAGAATATCAG TTGAACAATTTCGCGGTCGAACAAATACACAAGAAAGTTGAATTCACAGCGTGCGGATTCTTCTCCTTGGATTGTACACTTCTGCAATca ATGTTTGGGGCCTTTGTGACATATTTACTGATTATATTGCAGTTCAAGCCAAAGGACGTTATGCAAAATTAG